A DNA window from Macadamia integrifolia cultivar HAES 741 chromosome 4, SCU_Mint_v3, whole genome shotgun sequence contains the following coding sequences:
- the LOC122076589 gene encoding bZIP transcription factor TRAB1-like, protein MGSHWDFKNIGDGQPPEGSVGGAGRQPGIFPLARQPSIYSLTFEEFQNTMGGPGKDFGSMNMDEFLKNIWTAEETQAMASSFCGPEGGFPGGNLQRQGSLTLPRTLSQKTVDEVWRDVFKDSNGSKDGSTDGGSNLQQRQQTLGEITLEEFLVRAGVVREDAQPAGRPNNPVFGGEFYRPNDNAGPALGFLQPNRTGGAVANQIGESNNPLQNQSPNLAINANGVRYSQQQTQPQQLPQRQQQQQQQQQQQQQQQQQQQQQQQQQQQQQQQQQQQKLYPKPAQTTMAYVPPLHLANGAQLASPGVRGRVVGIADPGVNHGFVPGGGMGMVGLGAGAVSVASGSPANQLSTDGPARSNGDTSSLSPVPYVFNGGFRGRKCSGAVEKVVERRQRRMIKNRESAARSRARKQAYTMELEAEVAKLKEENQKLQQKQEEIIEMQKNQVLEEVNHQKAPKRRCLRRTWTGPW, encoded by the exons ATGGGATCTCATTGGGATTTCAAGAACATTGGCGATGGACAGCCGCCAGAAGGCAGCGTTGGTGGTGCGGGAAGGCAACCGGGAATTTTCCCATTGGCACGACAACCTTCTATCTATTCGTTGACCTTCGAGGAGTTTCAGAACACCATGGGTGGCCCTGGGAAGGATTTTGGCTCTATGAACATGGATGAATTTCTTAAGAACATCTGGACTGCTGAGGAGACCCAAGCCATGGCTTCCTCCTTTTGTGGTCCTGAAGGTGGGTTTCCTGGAGGGAATCTGCAGAGACAGGGTTCTCTCACTCTGCCTCGTACGCTCAGTCAGAAGACTGTTGATGAAGTTTGGAGAGACGTGTTTAAGGATAGTAACGGCAGCAAGGACGGGAGTACCGACGGAGGATCGAATTTGCAGCAGAGACAGCAGACTTTGGGGGAAATAACTCTGGAGGAGTTCTTGGTGAGAGCAGGGGTTGTGAGAGAAGACGCGCAGCCTGCCGGAAGACCGAACAACCCTGTATTTGGGGGCGAATTTTATCGTCCGAATGACAACGCTGGTCCTGCTCTAGGCTTTTTACAGCCGAATCGGACCGGTGGTGCTGTCGCTAACCAGATTGGGGAAAGTAACAATCCACTCCAGAACCAATCTCCTAACCTGGCAATAAACGCAAATGGGGTCAGATATTCTCAGCAACAGACGCAGCCGCAGCAATTACCACAACgtcagcaacagcaacagcagcaacagcaacagcagcagcagcagcagcagcagcagcagcagcaacaacagcaacagcaacagcagcaacaacaacaacagcaacagaaaCTCTATCCTAAGCCAGCGCAAACTACCATGGCATACGTTCCCCCACTGCATTTAGCAAACGGTGCCCAGCTGGCTAGCCCTGGAGTGAGGGGTAGAGTTGTGGGAATCGCCGATCCAGGAGTGAACCATGGTTTCGTTCCAGGTGGAGGGATGGGCATGGTGGGTTTAGGTGCTGGGGCTGTTTCAGTTGCGTCAGGATCTCCCGCTAATCAGCTGTCTACGGATGGGCCTGCTAGGAGTAATGGGGATACATCTTCCTTGTCACCAGTTCCTTATGTGTTCAATGGAGGTTTTAGGGGGAGGAAATGCAGTGGGGCTGTGGAGAAGGTGGTCGAGCGGAGGCAGAGGAGGATGATTAAGAATAGGGAGTCAGCTGCAAGATCACGGGCTCGTAAGCAG GCTTATACCATGGAACTAGAAGCAGAAGTTGCAAAACTTAAGgaggagaaccaaaaattgcaGCAGAAACAG GAAGAAATCATTGAAATGCAGAAAAATCAG GTCCTGGAGGAGGTGAATCATCAAAAAGCACCCAAGAGGCGGTGTTTGAGGAGGACATGGACTGGCCCTTGGTAG